In Chromobacterium rhizoryzae, one genomic interval encodes:
- a CDS encoding enoyl-CoA hydratase yields the protein MAKYLTLERLGQSAIVTLKNAPANLLTTESLNELATTMRSLDADPAVRSVVLTGAGDAFFSAGADLKQFASGDAAEADKVFDAFAGALRSLQQYRGVTVAAINGYALGGGLELALGCDYMVAERGAKLGLPEAKVGIIPAAGGTKTLADKVGVSWAKRIILGGEVVTAEKALTIGLIEEVVDQGFAKIVAISLANKVANQAPGAVAAARRLIEESGNLTLAQHLERERAAVRQLMGSAEQIEGVSAFIAKRSPSWVESGDD from the coding sequence ATGGCCAAGTATCTGACACTTGAGCGGCTGGGCCAGTCAGCGATCGTGACTCTCAAAAACGCGCCGGCGAATTTGCTGACTACGGAGAGCCTGAATGAGCTGGCTACGACGATGCGGTCGCTGGATGCGGATCCGGCTGTGCGTTCGGTGGTGTTGACCGGGGCGGGCGACGCGTTTTTTTCCGCCGGCGCCGATTTGAAGCAATTCGCGTCCGGCGACGCGGCCGAGGCGGACAAGGTGTTCGACGCCTTCGCCGGCGCTTTGCGCAGTTTGCAGCAGTACCGCGGCGTCACGGTGGCCGCGATCAACGGCTACGCCCTGGGCGGCGGTCTGGAATTGGCGTTGGGCTGTGATTACATGGTGGCCGAGCGAGGAGCCAAGCTCGGGCTGCCGGAAGCCAAGGTGGGCATCATCCCGGCGGCGGGCGGCACCAAGACGCTGGCGGACAAGGTGGGCGTTTCCTGGGCCAAGCGCATTATTCTGGGCGGCGAAGTGGTGACGGCGGAGAAGGCCCTGACCATTGGGCTGATCGAGGAAGTGGTGGACCAGGGCTTCGCTAAGATCGTGGCGATCAGCCTGGCCAACAAAGTGGCGAACCAAGCGCCGGGCGCGGTGGCCGCCGCGCGTAGGCTGATCGAGGAGAGCGGCAATCTGACGCTGGCTCAGCATCTGGAGCGCGAGCGCGCCGCGGTGCGCCAGCTGATGGGCAGCGCGGAGCAGATCGAGGGCGTCAGCGCCTTCATCGCCAAGCGCAGCCCCAGCTGGGTCGAGTCCGGCGATGATTGA
- a CDS encoding sulfite exporter TauE/SafE family protein, whose protein sequence is MIETSGWILFLAGLLGGGHCMGMCGGIVAALTLNLPPETSRWRIMLAYNLGRVGSYALIGALLGGLAATGLALLDIRGLQLALALLANLMLVAMGLYLAGLSGAVNLIERLGAPIWRRLQPLLGPLLPVRSPQAALLAGMVWGWLPCGLVYSASLSALATGSASGGALAMLAFGLGTLPNLLLMGAFADSLRRWMQQRPVRLTAGLVVAGIGAWQLLRALI, encoded by the coding sequence ATGATTGAAACGAGCGGGTGGATATTGTTTCTGGCGGGCTTGCTGGGCGGCGGCCACTGCATGGGCATGTGCGGCGGCATCGTCGCCGCGCTGACGCTGAATCTGCCCCCCGAGACCAGCCGCTGGCGCATCATGCTGGCCTACAATCTGGGACGCGTCGGCAGCTACGCGCTGATAGGCGCGCTGCTGGGCGGCCTGGCCGCCACCGGCCTCGCCCTGCTGGACATCCGCGGCCTGCAACTGGCGCTGGCGCTGTTGGCCAACCTGATGCTGGTGGCCATGGGCCTGTACCTGGCCGGCCTGTCCGGCGCGGTCAATCTGATCGAACGGCTGGGCGCGCCGATCTGGCGGCGCTTGCAGCCGCTGCTGGGCCCCCTGCTGCCGGTCCGCTCGCCGCAAGCCGCGCTGCTGGCCGGCATGGTCTGGGGCTGGCTGCCCTGCGGCCTGGTTTACAGCGCCTCACTGTCGGCACTGGCCACCGGCAGCGCGTCCGGCGGCGCGCTGGCCATGCTCGCCTTCGGGCTCGGCACCTTGCCCAATCTCCTGCTGATGGGCGCTTTCGCCGACAGCTTGCGCCGCTGGATGCAACAACGACCAGTCCGCCTGACGGCGGGACTGGTCGTTGCGGGCATCGGCGCCTGGCAGTTGCTGCGGGCGCTTATTTGA
- a CDS encoding metal ABC transporter ATP-binding protein: MSVSLQNLTVSYQRHPAVHHVSGCFAAGDATAIFGPNGAGKSTLLKAMIGALKPDSGSVQLGGFRRRDIAYLPQQSEIDRSLPVSVLDLVCTGLWHDTGVFGGVSRRGRDQALLALEQVGLADFALRPISALSSGQFQRVLFARILVQDARLILLDEPFNAVDAKTTYDLLELVRHWREEGRTVVAVLHDYEQVRAYFPHTLLLAREVVAWGDTAEVLCDANLKRAVDTAAHWQSQAAVCEVDGAQA, translated from the coding sequence ATGAGCGTCAGTCTGCAGAACCTGACGGTTTCCTATCAGCGCCATCCGGCGGTGCACCATGTCAGCGGTTGTTTCGCCGCCGGCGACGCCACCGCCATCTTCGGCCCCAACGGCGCCGGTAAGAGCACCTTGCTCAAGGCCATGATAGGCGCGTTGAAGCCGGACTCCGGCTCGGTGCAGTTGGGCGGCTTCCGGCGGCGGGACATCGCCTATCTGCCGCAGCAATCGGAGATCGACCGCTCCTTGCCGGTCAGCGTGCTGGACCTGGTGTGCACCGGGCTGTGGCACGACACCGGCGTGTTCGGCGGCGTCAGCCGCCGCGGCCGCGACCAGGCCTTGCTGGCCTTGGAGCAGGTGGGGCTGGCCGACTTCGCGCTGAGGCCGATCTCGGCGCTGTCCAGCGGCCAGTTCCAGCGCGTGCTGTTCGCCCGCATCCTGGTGCAGGACGCGCGGCTGATCCTGTTGGACGAACCGTTCAACGCGGTGGACGCCAAGACCACTTACGATCTGTTGGAGCTGGTGCGCCATTGGCGCGAGGAAGGCCGCACCGTGGTGGCGGTATTGCATGATTATGAGCAGGTGCGCGCGTATTTCCCGCATACCTTGTTATTGGCGCGCGAAGTGGTGGCCTGGGGCGATACCGCCGAGGTGCTGTGCGACGCCAATCTGAAACGCGCGGTGGACACCGCCGCGCATTGGCAATCCCAGGCCGCGGTCTGCGAAGTGGATGGAGCGCAAGCCTGA
- a CDS encoding CobW family GTP-binding protein: MKKTIVNLFTGFLGVGKTTALRHLIDRRPAHEKWAIIVNEFGEVGIDGAALSQDELAVAEIAGGCLCCVAGPQMTATVATLLRRERPDRLLIEASGLAHAAGVIDELRAKPLGEALEVGAVLTLVDPRQFIQPDYHRQPLYRDQISIADVLVANKIDTADVPTMEAFRRQAAALFPPKSLVGEVRNGELDPAWLDAAAAPKPRYRPAVPDDAATQWRSMGWTFEPEQAFDGERLTRFFDELPALVPGLVRAKGVFKVLDSWVWLNWAAGQWGAAQVSWRRDSRFELIAEDFDAAAIENTLQRCFE, translated from the coding sequence ATGAAAAAAACCATAGTCAATTTGTTCACCGGCTTTCTCGGGGTGGGCAAGACCACGGCGTTGCGCCATTTGATCGATCGTCGTCCCGCGCATGAAAAGTGGGCGATCATCGTCAACGAGTTCGGCGAGGTCGGCATCGACGGCGCGGCGCTGAGCCAGGACGAGCTGGCGGTGGCGGAAATCGCCGGCGGCTGCCTGTGCTGCGTGGCCGGACCGCAGATGACCGCCACGGTGGCGACCTTGCTGCGCCGCGAACGCCCGGACCGTCTGCTGATCGAGGCCAGCGGCCTGGCGCACGCGGCCGGCGTCATCGACGAGCTGCGCGCCAAGCCCTTGGGCGAGGCGCTGGAGGTGGGCGCGGTGCTCACCCTGGTGGACCCGCGCCAGTTCATTCAGCCGGACTATCATCGCCAGCCGCTGTACCGCGACCAGATTTCCATCGCCGACGTGCTGGTGGCCAACAAGATAGACACCGCCGACGTGCCGACGATGGAGGCTTTCCGTCGGCAGGCGGCGGCCTTGTTCCCGCCCAAGTCCTTGGTGGGCGAGGTGCGCAACGGCGAGCTGGATCCGGCCTGGCTGGACGCCGCCGCCGCGCCCAAGCCGCGTTACCGGCCGGCGGTGCCGGACGACGCCGCCACGCAATGGCGTTCCATGGGCTGGACTTTCGAGCCGGAGCAGGCTTTCGACGGCGAGCGGCTGACCCGTTTCTTCGATGAGCTGCCCGCCTTGGTGCCGGGCCTGGTGCGCGCCAAGGGCGTGTTCAAAGTGCTGGACAGCTGGGTGTGGCTGAACTGGGCGGCCGGACAGTGGGGCGCGGCTCAGGTGTCCTGGAGACGCGATAGCCGCTTCGAACTGATCGCCGAGGATTTCGACGCCGCCGCGATCGAGAACACCTTGCAGAGGTGCTTCGAATGA
- a CDS encoding metal ABC transporter solute-binding protein, Zn/Mn family — translation MKKSIMALLLLGLPLSAWAKLPVVASFSIVADMTREIGGDRVEVSSLVGPDQDAHVFQPSPADVKKVAAAKLLVTNGLGMEGWMVRLSKAAHFKGVQVEAGKGIKTREAEDEDHHGHDHGHAGHDHGAVDPHAWHDPKRVLTYIRNIEAGLSQADPAGKPEYARRAADYAAKVKEMDAWAAKAFAAVPAAKRKMLTSHDAFAYLGERYQLQVLAIQGVSTESEASAKAVARLVRQVRQEKVAAVFMENMTDKRLLEQLAREAKVAIGGKLYADALSGPSGPAPSYLAMFRYNVDTILKSFK, via the coding sequence ATGAAGAAATCAATCATGGCCCTGCTGTTGCTGGGCCTGCCCTTGTCCGCCTGGGCCAAGCTGCCGGTGGTCGCCAGCTTCAGCATCGTCGCCGATATGACGCGCGAGATCGGCGGCGATCGCGTCGAAGTCTCCTCGCTGGTGGGGCCGGATCAGGACGCCCACGTGTTCCAGCCGTCGCCGGCCGACGTCAAGAAAGTGGCCGCCGCCAAGCTGCTGGTCACCAATGGCCTGGGCATGGAAGGCTGGATGGTGCGGCTGAGCAAGGCCGCTCATTTCAAGGGCGTGCAAGTGGAGGCGGGCAAGGGCATCAAGACCCGCGAAGCGGAAGACGAGGATCACCACGGGCACGACCACGGCCATGCCGGGCATGACCACGGGGCCGTCGATCCGCACGCCTGGCACGACCCCAAGCGCGTGCTGACCTATATCCGCAATATCGAGGCCGGCCTGAGCCAGGCGGACCCGGCCGGCAAGCCGGAGTACGCGCGCCGCGCCGCCGACTACGCGGCCAAGGTGAAGGAGATGGACGCCTGGGCGGCCAAGGCCTTCGCCGCCGTGCCCGCGGCCAAGCGCAAGATGCTGACCTCGCACGACGCCTTCGCTTATCTGGGCGAGCGTTACCAGCTGCAAGTGCTGGCCATCCAGGGCGTCAGCACCGAGTCCGAGGCGTCGGCCAAGGCGGTGGCGCGGCTGGTGCGCCAAGTGCGGCAGGAAAAAGTGGCGGCGGTATTCATGGAGAACATGACCGACAAGCGTCTGTTGGAGCAGCTGGCGCGCGAGGCCAAGGTGGCGATAGGCGGCAAGTTGTACGCCGACGCGCTGTCCGGCCCGTCCGGTCCGGCGCCCAGCTATTTGGCGATGTTCCGTTACAATGTGGACACCATTTTGAAATCGTTCAAATAA
- a CDS encoding metal ABC transporter permease yields MHLYDLLVAPFAEFAFMRRALVGCLALALGSGPIGLFLVMRRMSLMGDAMSHAVLPGAAVGFMMAGLSLPAMSLGGFFAGVLVALLAGLATRFTSIKEDASFAAFYLLSLSIGVLLVSRGGSNVDLMHILFGSVLAVDDAALYLVAGVASFTLLALALIYRPLLLESLDPVYLRAVGARGGLWHMLFLMLVVLNLVAGFQALGTLMAVGLMMLPAITARLWTERIEALLGLSVAIAFLAGLGGLLLSYHFELPSGPAIILLAGLVYLLSLLLAPVGGALPRYIRARHLES; encoded by the coding sequence CTGCACTTATACGATTTACTGGTGGCGCCGTTCGCCGAATTCGCCTTCATGCGCCGGGCGCTGGTGGGCTGCCTGGCCCTGGCCTTGGGCAGCGGCCCCATCGGCCTGTTCCTGGTGATGCGGCGCATGAGCCTGATGGGCGACGCAATGAGCCACGCAGTGCTGCCCGGCGCCGCGGTGGGTTTCATGATGGCCGGTCTCAGTCTGCCGGCGATGAGCTTGGGCGGTTTCTTCGCCGGCGTGCTGGTGGCCTTGCTGGCCGGCCTGGCCACGCGTTTCACCAGCATCAAGGAAGACGCCAGCTTCGCCGCCTTCTACCTGCTGTCTTTGTCCATCGGCGTCTTGCTGGTGTCGCGCGGCGGCAGCAATGTGGACTTGATGCACATCCTGTTCGGCTCGGTGCTGGCGGTGGACGACGCGGCGCTGTACCTGGTGGCCGGCGTCGCTTCCTTCACCCTGTTGGCGCTGGCCTTGATCTACCGCCCCTTGCTGCTGGAAAGCCTGGACCCGGTCTATCTGCGCGCCGTGGGCGCGCGCGGCGGCCTGTGGCACATGCTGTTCCTGATGCTGGTTGTGCTGAACCTGGTGGCCGGTTTCCAGGCGCTGGGCACCCTGATGGCGGTGGGCCTGATGATGTTGCCGGCGATCACCGCCCGCTTGTGGACCGAGCGCATCGAGGCCCTGCTCGGGCTGTCGGTGGCCATTGCCTTCCTGGCCGGCCTGGGCGGCCTCTTGCTGTCCTATCACTTCGAACTGCCTTCCGGGCCGGCCATCATTCTGCTGGCGGGCCTGGTCTATCTGCTGTCGCTGCTGTTGGCGCCGGTGGGCGGGGCTTTGCCGCGCTACATCCGCGCCCGGCATCTGGAATCCTGA